AGGCGGTTCGGACGGCTCGACGGGGATCATCAGCAGATCAGCCTTCTCAGGTGTTCGGCACAGAGCGGTACGAGGATGTCGGGCGAGCTGCTGCTCAAATCCACCTCGGCCTGGTAGGTACCGACTTCCTGAGTCAGACTCTCGACGAAGTCCGAGAGTTTACAAATCTAGTAGAGGACGCGTTTCTCGTCCTCAGTCAGACGCGTGCTTCAGAAGTCACGGAGTCACAGGTGACCGTGCTGGAAGAACTGAAGCAGGTCTACAACGAGTGGATCTGGGAGTATCCCGCCCTTTTGATGTCGAAAGAAACCGCGAAGGGTCCGAACGCCTCGACCCTGCGGAAGTGGTCTGTCCAGAAGCACTTCACTGTGGAGGACAATCTACAGAAACACATCGACAGTGTTGGTCAATCCTGTGTGGATGCTGGTCTAGTTCCGACCTCAGATCAGTACCCGGAACACGAAGACGACGTTGAAACTATCAGTCGAGCCAATGCGCTCCAAGCGATGCGTCGAGATGAGTGAAATTGTACCCGCAGGGGAGGTAGAGGACCTTTTCACCGATACCTGCGTGTTGTTCGCTTACGCTGTCGAAGGGGAGGCAGACGCAAATAGGCTCTTTGAAGACACCGATCTCGACAAAGTAGCCAGCGAGCGCATCAAGCGCGAGTTCGTCTCGGTAGCTGATCGGCACCAAGACATCCACCGAGAGCTCCTTGAGTTTGCTGCGAAGGGCGATCTGGACGAGTACGAGCCCACCGATCTGGACCAGAAGAACGACGTGCGGTACGTTATCGACCTGTACTCCGACCTCACCGAGATGGACGACGTCGAAGTAGTTCGTCGATTGAACGAGCTGATCAATCGGCTGGAGAAGGCGAGAAACGAACTCTTCGAGACCGACGGAGTCCTCACTGTCCTGGCCATCGATGGGGTTGACGCTCGGCTAGTTGGTCTGCTCCGCGGTGTCGTCGAGAACGAGGACGATATCAGAGTTCTCTGTGATGCAGCTGCGTGGAGCCGAAATGGCGGATCAGGTACATTTCTCACTGAAGACACTGAAGACCTCTTGGGAAGCGACGAGGATACAGGAAGTGCTGTAGAAGGTGGTGAAGCGGACGAGAGCGGTGATGGTCTTCCCGACTCCTTCACGGATTTCCTGGGCTCAGAAAACAAGTCCGTACCGGAACGAATCAACGACCAGATAGTGAGTCGATACGATACTGACTCAGCGTTACAGATCCTCTCGATAGAAGATTTTCTCACTATCGAGGCTAAGTGAGAGGTCCTTACCGAGACTCCGCAACGATTTGTCTGATCATCTCTCGTGCCTCGTTCTCTGACAGTCCTTCAAGCTGCACGTTCGTCAGTGCGTGATTGAACCGTCGCGTCGTCTCGTCTATGACACGCGACGGTTCGTCCGCGAGTTCGTCACACATGGCTCGAACGGCGGGTTGGTAGCGCGCGAACCAGCGGTCGAAGACTTTGTTGACCATCGTCTGGTTGGCAAAGACCGCGTCAGTCGTCGAGTAATCGTCGCCACGGGACGTGAGCTCCGCGATCCACCAGAGACGGTGGATGGCGTTTGAGTACAAGTCGGAGCCCGCACCGAGGAACTTTTCTCTCATCGCGGCTTCGGAGCGATACTCCCAGCGGTGGCGTACGAACTCGGGATACTGATCAACCGCGATCCAGTGCCAGAGGCCTGGATCACCAGCAGTCCGCCGAGTGATGTCCAGGCACCGGTGCACATCTTCGGCGAGGGCCCCGTCCATCGCGGTGTCGGTCTCAGAGTGCTCAGCCAAGATCTTCTCGACCCTCGAGTTGAGTGTCTGGAGATCACCTGTCGCTCCACCTGGCATCGGTTCTACGTACTCGTCCAATGCCTCGTCGGGGATCTCTGCTTCACCCTTGAGGAACTCCTCACCGACGAGTCTCCGACCGTCTTCGACGAATCGATGTAGTCGTTCTTCCTCGGCCATATCAGATCCGGAGTCCTTCTTCCATGAGGTTGATCAGTTGTGTTCTCGGGTCGATGTATTCCTGTAGTTCTCTGTCGATCCTATCCATCAAATGAGGCAACGCTTCGGGGTCGGAAACGTCTGCTCGCAGCATGTGTGCAGCTTCAGAGACATCGTCTACCTCGTATAGATTACGAGCGAATGTGTCGACGACAGTTTGCTGCCAATCGTGTTCTACGTCGCCATCTTCGTCTATAGCGCAGGCCGCACGGACGATCAACTGGGACCAGACACCGTAACTGATCTCGTCGAGGATCACGTCTCGCATCCGAGCCTCGGCCCCGACCGACCCTTGGCTCTGGAGTATGTCGGTGATGCGAGGGTGATCCGAGTTGATCCAGAGCTTCGGGCGACTCTCGTTTCGGAAGTCGAGGTAGTAGAGCTTGTCACCTTCAGGGAGGTGAGGTGTGCGTGAGAAGCTGACTTCTTCACCGTCGATCGCCGGTGGTTGCTCTCCTGGCGGGAGATCGACGACCACGGAATAGATCGTTCCACTCGCTAGCCTGAAATTCTTCTTTCCAGCGTATCGTCCATCTGTCGGCCCATCCTCCGTTCGAACGAGGTAGGGGCGAAGCTCGACCGTCCCCCTGACCATCTCTTTCGGTATCCTCACCGTGGCGTTGTACGAATCAGGAGCAGTGGGTTCGTCGGATATGACCGTCTTGTCACGATATATCGTCTCGTGACAACGCACCGCGACGTAGAGTTTTGCTGGAGGATCGTCGCGCTCTTGCTCTGGAAAGACAGCTTCGACGGTCTCCTCTGGGACGTTGAGACGACCAAACAAGGTGACCTTCTCCCAATCGTCCGCTCCCTCGTCTTCGGGTGACGGAAGCGTTTGCGTTAGATCGACCTCGGTCTGGCCTGCTTTGAGATCCAGTTCTTTGGGCTTCGATCCATCGACAGAGTACTCTTCTAGGTCGAAGTCGAGGCCGGTGTCCCGATATTTGAACGGGAGGGTCGTACTCCTGTGCCGTTGCGTGTGCTTAGTCAAGTTCGTCACCTCCCGTAGTCTGGATCTCCGCCTTGATTTCGATCTGCGTCTCGCCGACTTTACCGCTCAACATGTCGTCTTCGTCTGTGGCACGAGAGTATCCTTCGAACGAGACGTTCTCCGTATTTGCGTCTGCAACTAAGCGAGCAGTCCCGTTCTCGTGAACCTTCGTCACGTTCTCGTCGTCCACAGACATCGAGTCGACGGGAATCTCGTCGGATCTCGAACCGTCTTCGCCGATACCGGTGAGCGATATCTCGGCGGTCCATCCATCGAACTCTTCCACGATTGGTTCGATTCGACCCGAGAACTTCCAGCGCTCTCCGTCGAACTGCGAGGAACTCACGATCTCGAAGACTTCTGCCGGTGTAGAGTTGCCAGTCGTTCTCGGGGCTCCATCCCCATGGATCGGGAAACGGTTCAGCACGTTGTCGGAGAGGATATCTGTGCCTCCGTCACTCTTGGCGAGGAGATGACGGAGACCATCGCGCATCGTATCGAACATATCTTCGAGCGCCGTTCTGAAGCCACGCTGGTATTGTTCTCGTAGATTCTCGGTAGATTCCCATTCGTCGTGTTCTGGAGGTTCGGCGAAACGCAAGAACCGATCGACCTCTTGGTCGGAATCAGAAGGTGGGAAATCGGTGCGTGCCTCTCCACTAGCGAGTATGGCGTGGAAGTTTCGATCACCGAAGGCCACTCGACTCTGATCGTAATACTTCACCACCATCCCTGCCCCCCTGAACAAGGCCACTTTGTTGAGATAGGTATCGTCGTCTGCTGGGGAGGCGAGGCGAGCAGCCAGTCGGACTTCTCCGTCTGGAGTTTCGGAACCATCTGCACGTGGGGGGATGTTTACTGGGATATCTAGTCCTGCTACGTCACCTGGCTCGCCGAGTAGCTGATTTTCATCGAACCTCGATTTGAAACACTCCAGGAAGGGCCTGATCGAAGGGACGTTCTCTGTCTTCGCCTCGTACGTTTCTTCAGGCGTCTCGACAGTTACCTCGAGGTCGTCACGGAAGATGGCCGGCCAGAAATACTTGACAGAGGCCTCCACGAACTCTTCTGCAAGGTCGTCGATCTCTGGTCGTTCGTCCCGGGTTGGGTCTTGGAAATCGACGACCATCGCACTCGTTCCACTGGTGTCGTCCCGCCCGACATGCAGTCGTTCGGCCAGTTGCTCTGCCTCCTCGCCTCGCATGGACATGGGACGGATACCGTCTTCGGTCTCCCGGGTTTCACACAACCATCCAGCACCCTGATACGTAGTATCGTCGTCCGGGAGTTCGTGTGTCGGGAACTTGGATCTCGCTATTACCCGCGGAGCCTGTGTATCCTCGGACACGTCCGTCGGATACGAGTTGAACACTACCGTCGAAGCACCAGAAAACGTCCAGAGTACTGATTTCCCGAGACCGTACGATCCGCCGGCTGTGTCGTCTTGTTTGCTACTGTACAACTCGTCTCGGACGAGAGCGGCGTAGTTAGAATCTTCTTCCCAAGTGCCCGTGAGACCGGTCGTGTTCCTATCCTCCACGATCAGGAGACGTATCTCGGCGTCGGGATCGTCCATCCTTTCCAAGAGATCGCCGTATCTTCGACCGTGTTCGGCTCGCGAGACAGCCTCGAGTCGGTCTTCGAGCCCCTGTTTCCACTCTAACGTATTCAGGAACGCCTCTTTGTCTTCCCCAGACAGAGTGACGAACCGGAAGGTGACCCGTACCGGGTCTTCGTTGTCCAGTCCTTGGTCGTTCGCGTTTTGTAACACTTCGCGGACGAATGCCTCGGCGTCGTGATCAACAGAGTGCTTCGTCGGGTCGTCTCCGTATCGTGGGGCGCCCGGCCCTCCATTGAAGAAGAACCACTCTGCTTCGCCCGCCGTGTCGTGTGGTTTTCGAGTCATTTGTTCAGAATAGATATATTGTCGTTGTATTGGGTGACCTCGATAAACGTGTCGGTCCCCCCTTTCCATCTATCGCCTACTCTGATCGTTCGCCTCACGGTGCTCTCCGAGCGTGGAACTCACCGTTAAATATGAACCGTGGATGATCGGGAGTCAATTCTCCGAAACTCTTGGATAGCGATCCATTTTCAGAGCCATTCAGCGCAGGATCTGCTTATTCCATCGGCATCCGAACCAGTTGAGAAACATTCTGATCACTTGGGTCTCCAACTAGTCAAGTACAGCATAGATATGGTCGTTGAGGCAGCCGCTGTGATGAGTTATCCGATCATCTGTTCTGGTGTTTATTCTGGACTTTATCCATCTTACACTGGACACAGAGGTCATCGGCGAAACAGGCGACGTTGTCGTATGGACAATCGTAATCGTCGGCTTCAACCGACAGTTGACGTTTCGCGTGTTTCCACTCAGTCTCCCAATCGTCGATATCCATATCTAGGGAGTCAAACACGACGTCTCCATCCTTGTCGATTATCTTGACCGCGGTTGTAGAGTAGCGATTGTCTTTGACGAGTTCGATAGCCTCTCTGTAGGAGGAACACTGGATATTTTCTCTCCCTGCATCGTCGTCTAAGAGACGGACTGTGAGCAATCCATCGTATCTCTCTGTGGGCTCTGGATCATCCGACATACAGATCTTGTCGTCACTGTATCACAAAAACCCCAATGCTGGCATAGATACACCAGCACTTATGTTGGACTACTAGGAATTGAGACTATGAAAATTACCGCGGTGGACCTCTTCTGCGGCGCTGGAGGACTCAGCTACGGTCTAAAGCAGGCCGGTATCTCTGTGAACGTCGGGGTTGACAAGGACCCTCACTGTAACCACGCTTACGAACAGAACATCGGTGCCGAGTACAAGCAAACAGACGTACGTCCCCTCTCACAGGACCCCGAACGCGTGGCGAGGATGTTTCCGTGGGACTCCGATTTAGACGTTCTAGCTGCGTGTGCACCCTGTCAGCCGTATTCGACGATGGGACACTCCAAAGACAAGACGCACGAAGACCACCAGAAGTGGGGGCTACTCAAAGACGTCAAGAAGATCGTCGAGTACGTTGAGCCGGACGTCGTCGTCACCGAGAACGTTCTCCAGGTACGGAAGGACGACGTCTACGACGAACTCGTTCAGACTCTCGAAGAACTCGGGTACCACGTAAACACCGACGAAGATAAGAAGGTCTACTGTCCGGAGTACGGGATTCCACAGAATCGGAAACGGTGGGTGATGATGGCCTCGAAAGAAGGACCGATCTCTCTGCCCGACCCCCTCTACGAAGATGAGTCCGAGTATCCGACTGTCCGGGAAACGATCGGGCACCTACCCTCACTCCAAGCTGGAGAAGTTCATCCAGACCACGACCTCCATAGGGCACGAACTCTCTCTGAGACGAACCTCGAACGTATCCGACATATGGAGCCTGGTGGAGATTGGCGACTCTGGGAAGAGGAAGGCCTAGACCACCTGTTAGCAGACTGCCACAGGAAGTCCAGCGGTCGATCGTACAAAGCTCCGTATAGCCGAATGGAACCGGATAAAGTCGCTCCGACGATCACGACCCAGTTCTACAACTACGGAAGTGGTCGGTTTGGCCACTACGACACCGATCAAGATAGAGCGCTGTCCCTCTTGGAGGGTGCGCTACTACAGACCTTCCCAGAACACTACGACTTCTACGACGATTGGGACGAAGTCGGAGTGAAGAACTTGGGACGGTTGATCGGGAACGCGGTTCCGCCGCTACTCGGCGAACACATCGGCAGAGGAATTCTCTCGCATGTCGGTGCCGAAGTACCCGCTGTGAATGCCGGGACGGCCGACGACTAAGCCAATCGATTCAGCTGTCCTCGAATTCAGGTCTAGGAATTGGAGATCCGCCGTGTAATGGGCTTTCAATACGGTAGCGGTAATACCCGGAAACGATGGGGAGCCTGAAACAGGAGCAGTTCCGCTCCGAGTTGATGGAGTGGGCCGAAGAGAACTTGCGTGACTTCGCGTGGCGCGACGAGCAACTGTCGCTTTACGAGGTGTTCGTCGCCGAGTTCTTCCTCACCCAGACACCAGCAGGGAATGTCGCCGAAGTATATCCTGATTTTCTGGAGCGATTCCCTGATCTCCGTGCGATCGATGGAGCGACCGAAGAGGAGTTGATAGACGTGATCGAACCGCTCGGTTTCTACAACATGCGAGCAGAGGCGCTGAAGAGTATTGCCGCCGAGAAGCGCGAACTTCCAGAGACAGTAGAAGAGCTTACTCAACTCCCTCGTGTGGGGCACTACGTAGCCAACGCGACACTCTGTTTCTCACGGGGTGAGCCGTTACCTATTCTCGATAGGAACGTCAAGAGGGTGTACGGTCGAGTCTTCGATACCGACTGGCCGGACACCCGATCAGAACAGATCACGTTCGCTGAAGAGCTTCTCCCTGAGGCCGATCCGCGTACTTACAACTTAGCACTACTCGACTTTGGGGCAGCGGTTTGTCGATCAGATCCGGCTTGTGACCAGTGCTTTGCGAACGGTTACTGTGAGTACTACGAGAGCCTCTGATTCCTACTTGAATACAACCGTTCGACAGGATCACCTCCGGCTGAGAATAGGACTATCTGTAACTGTGGACGCGATGAAGCGGTGACAGTGTCCGTTGGTAAAATGTTTAGTCGGGAGAGGTCATACCCTTATACGACCGAATGCATATCTCTGCTATCGATCTGTTCTGTGGTGCCGGTGGGCTCACCAACGGACTGGAGCGTGCCGGTATCTCTGTGGAGGCAGGTATCGACATCGACCCAGACTGTGAATTTCCTTACGAACAGAACAACGAGGCAGAGTTCGTTCTCGAGGATGTGGGCGAACTTGCACGAAAAGAACCGGAGAAGGTAGCAGATTACTTCGACCCAGAAGCCGACGCCACTCTACTGGCAGGATGTGCTCCGTGTCAGCCGTTCTCTCCACTGACCCACGGCTCGGACAGCTCCGAGCACTCCAAGTACGGAATGCTACGAGCGTTTCTGGAGATCGTCGGGGAGACCGAACCCGACATCGTCGCCATGGAGAACGTCTTCGAAGTCCGCCACGCCGACGTCTACGACGAATTCATAGATGGCCTAGATGATCTCGGCTACAACTTGAATCCGGAGAACGACAGGCGAGTTTACTGCCCGGAACACGATATACCTCAGACCAGGCGTAGATGGGTCGTTCTGGCGTCGAGAAATGGTCGGATAGATCTCGGTGAGCCGTTGAGACCCGAACCTGAAGAGTATCCGACCGTGAAAAACCGCATAGACCACTTAGAACCTCTAGAAGCAGGCGAGACGTCCGAAAACGATCCTCTACACACTGCACGTGCTCTATCAGAGAAGAATTTAGAGCGGATCCGACACTCAGAACCCGGTGGAAGCTGGCGCGATTGGCCAGAAAGACTCCAGCTCGATTGTCACAAAAAGGCGAGTGGTCAGACTTACGAAGCAGTGTACGGTCGGATGGTCGCCGACGAACCAGCACCGACTATCACGACTCAGTTCTACAACCTCGGAAGCGGACGGTTCGGCCACTACGACACCGATCAAGATCGTGCACTGTCACTTCGTGAGGGTGCGATGATACAAACCTTCCCCGAGGACTACCGCTTCGCCGACGACCTTGAAGCAGTCGGGATCACCAAAGTCGGTCGTCTGATCGGGAATGCAGTACCACCAAAACTGGGAGAAGTCGTCGGCGATCGGGTCGAAGAGTTCCTCAGGGGGATGGATAGACAAGCTACTATCACGGACTACTAGTCTGGTTTGGGGTATTATTATATGAATCCAATATAAGATGACATATATGCCAGAGAAGACCTCGAACAAGGTTAAAAAAGCCGCTGATAAGATCCTACGCAAAGTTACGAACGAGGAGTACGACGAAGAGAGCAATCGCTACCGAGACAGGGACGACAAAAAATACACGCGTGGGCCCCATCACGACGAAGAAGAGGACGAGAAGTAGACTGTTTGTAGAATCGCTAACTCGTACTTTCGACGTGGTTTCGTATCTTCTTCAGTTGATCCCGGATCTGTTCTTTCGATCGTGACTCGAGTTGTGTCGTCGAGAGTGAGTTGTTGAACCGCTTTGCGATACTCGTAATGTTCTTGCCACTCTCTTTCCAGAGTTCTTCGGCGAATGCGATCGCTGCCGGCCGATATCGTCTGAACGAACTGTCGAGTACGTAGTTCACCAACCGCTGCTTGTTGAACAGTCGATGCGTAGCGAAGTAGTGGTCTTCGTTCTTATCGTACGTAAGGTGTGCTCCCCACCAGAGACGCGCTAGGTGGTTGGAGTAGAGATCTTTCTGGGTTCCGAGGAACTTCTCCTGTAGGTCGTCGTCTTGACTCCACCGAGACGTGATGAAGTCTGGGTAATGGAGGAGTGTCAGATAGTGCCACATTCCGGGTACTGCGGCCACACGAGGTGGTACGTCGATACACTGATGCACGATAGGGGCGAGGTTAGAGTCCATCGCGGTTCGCTGTCGTCGTCGCCCCAAGTCGAAGATCGCCATCGACGTTTCGATCGCCTCGTCCAGCCGATCGTAGTCAATCGTAGCCTCTTCCACTTCGAGAGTCCGGAGGTGACTCTCGAGTTCGTCGGCAGGCGGTTCTGATCCCTCTTCCTCCGGAAATCTATCGTGGGACTTCACGAGGTCTTGGCCCGAATCGGCGAGTACGTGGATCGTAGTCATGGTGAGTGTTCCTGAATGAAGTAGTCGAGGTGTTCAGCGTACTCCTGATAGAGTTGAACAGCTTCACAGAGATCGGTGATCAGTTCACGTAGTTTCGATGGGTCCGAGATCTTCTCGCCGAGTTCCGAGACGACCGTCTCGTAATCGACGTCCTCACCGAATAGGTGTGTACCGAGCATAGATTCGGAGATCTCTTCGATCACCCCTTCTTGCCAGTCAAACTCGGGCTCACCCGCTTCCGCGATCGTCGTCCCGGTGAGTATCACGAGTTGGATCCAAAGAGAGACACCGAAGTCGGCCTTCAGTAAGCGCTTCATGTTCGGCCGGAACCCGTACGTGTTACCGCTTTGGAGGACGTCGACGACGTTTTCGTTCCGGTCGTTTATCATCATCTTGGGGTTCGGAGTCTTACTGAACGAGTGGACCAGTTCTTCGGGAGGCATTCCTTCTTGTGAGAAATCCCTGTACACGAACGGAAACCCGTCTGAGTTCTTCGTCGGATGATCCACGACTACCGTCCAGCTCTCGCCACCAGCCACACGCATCCCGTCGTTCGGTGCGTACGGGAGTCCTTCCCGACACGGCTCTGTCCTGACCAACCGAGGTGTCAATACTACGTCACCACGGAGAAGCGACCGGTCCAACGTGAGTTCCACGTCGTAGCTCTCCTCGGAGATTGGTGGATTTGCGACGTTCTTCTCGAAACGCAGCTGTGTCTCTTCGGCATCCACGATCACGATCAACTCTGCCGGAAATGGTGGTCCCTCGTCGTCGGGGAAGACGCGTTCGACAGAATCACCTACCGTCACATTCCCTTCGATAGTCACTTTTGACCAATCACCGTAGTCGTACAGTGGGATAGTCCTGTCATCGTAATCTGGACTCCCGACGTCACCCCCGTCGAAAGAGAAGCCGGTGATCCCGAACTGGAGGCAACCGTCTGCATAGAGGTACGGCATCGACTCGTCGCGTGACTTCGAACTTCGAGTGTTCGCAGGCATCAGGAATCACCTTCCGTCTCGATTTCGGCTGACACGTCCAACCTCGCCTCGGTAATAGCCCCGACTTCGAACGCTTCCCGGACATCTCCGATACCGTCTACGACTTCTTCGGAGCTACCTTCGAACTCGATCTCGTCGATCGACTCGTCAACCTTGAGTGTGACAGACGAACCGTTGTACTTCATCTCCACACCTGGCGAGAGGGGTTTCACAGACTGTACTGGTATGGAGTCCGACGATGATTCGTCGACGTCCAACCGATCGATCGTAATCGTGACGCTCCAAGGCCCGTGTTCCTCGTCGATCGGCCCACCCTTACCATAGAACGACCAGTTCTCGTCGTCGAACCATGTCTCGGGTTCCACGTTCCAGTCCATCACTGGACCACCGCCTTTGCTTTCGTCGTCGTTCGTCCTCCCCCCCATTATCGGTGCTACGTCGTCCATGTCCGGGACTTCGTCACCTGACTCGATATCCTCTTGAACGACCTCTGCCAAGGCCCGCTCTAATCTCTCTCCCTCGAGAGCGGCGATTTCCTTCACTATAGTACCGCGGTAGTGTTTCTTCAGGTAGTCGTTCTTGCTACCTTGCCAGTCGTCGTGCTGGGTCGGCTCCGATCGCTTGAGGAACTTCTCGACCGCACGCTGCTCTGGTGTTGGAGTGTCACCGTTGGGAGATTGGGCCTCGCCACAGACGAGAACACCAACGAAGTCGTCACCCCTGTCCGCGACACTGCTCTTGTCCACGTAATCCACGATCATCTGTGCACCCCGAAGCCTCGCAACCCGGTTCTTACTCAGGTCGGTGTCGTCGCTCTCGTCGAACTCTTCTGTATCGGTCGGATTCAGTTGTCGAATCAGCAGATCGACGGTCGTCTTGTACTCTGGGTCTGGAGTGTCTATGACGCCCTCACTCTCTTCGGGGACAGTGATGTCGACGCTCGTCTTCGCCACAGAACCTGGCCCCTCTAATTCGTCGGAGTCCACGTCGAACAACTGTGAGTAACACTCGACGAACGGCCGTACACCTGGAGCATCGTCCCAATCCGCGACTTCTTCAGCCCCGTCCGGCGTACGGATCCGAATTTCCAGGTCACCTCGCGAAATAGCCGGCCAGAAGTGTTTTACAGCCGCATGACGGAACTTCTCGGACAGATCCTCGGGGTCGGGGTGCATGTCTTCGCCAGGGATCCGGAACCCTACGACCCCGATACTCGTACCAGTCTCCTCGTTCGGCCGTTCTACCTGTAGAGTCTCGGCTAGCTCCGAGACCGTATCCTCACGCCCCCAGAGGGACGGCGGACGACCCAATCGGTCTATCTCTGAGTCGTCGTCGTATCCGAACCAGCCGTGGTTCGTGTACGTCCGATCTGCATCCTCGTGTTCGTGTGCAGGAAGGATACTACGACCGATCAGCCGTGGCGGTTCCCTCTCGGCACTGGGTGTATCGCGCGGTGTCGAGTTGAACAAGACCGTCGAGATACTCGAGAATGCCCACAACACGGTCTTACCGACTCCATGGCTTCCTCCGGAGCTCGAGTCCAACTTCTCGGATCCTCCGAAGTCCTTCACGAGTGCACCGTAAGGTTGAGAACTGTCGTCTTCTTTCCCAACCAGCCCTGTCGTGTTCTCGTCGTGGACGGTGAGCACGAGTAGCTCTTCTCCGTCGAAACTATCGATAAAACGTTTAAGTCCCGGATCTCTCGCCTGTTCGTTGTCGATAGCGCGTTCGACATGCCACTCTAGGTTTGCTGGTGGATCTGTCTGACCTGTCCACTCTAGGGCTTCGAGATAATCTTTTAGGTCGTCTCCAGTGAGTCGATTGAACTCGAACGTTACCTTTACTGGATCATCGTTCGGTAGGCCTTGGTCGTTGGCGTTTTGGAGAACTTCCCGGACAAACGTCTCCAGTTCACTATCCAGAGCTTTCTCCGTAGGAATGGAGTGATAATCGGTCAGCCCCGAGGCCTGATCCGGGAATGTCCACTTTACATTAGTCATTTTTTGACCGAGTGGGTGAGAGTATCGACGGCCGGCGTATGGGACATATACACCACAGATGGGCAACACATTATTTAACATTGGCTATCCAAAAGGATCCAGAACAGTCGGGTCATCTGAACAGATCACGAAGGCCTTCTAACTTGAACTGGAGTTTGCTAACTTGAATTACAATA
This Halorientalis sp. IM1011 DNA region includes the following protein-coding sequences:
- a CDS encoding DUF6339 family protein yields the protein MTTIHVLADSGQDLVKSHDRFPEEEGSEPPADELESHLRTLEVEEATIDYDRLDEAIETSMAIFDLGRRRQRTAMDSNLAPIVHQCIDVPPRVAAVPGMWHYLTLLHYPDFITSRWSQDDDLQEKFLGTQKDLYSNHLARLWWGAHLTYDKNEDHYFATHRLFNKQRLVNYVLDSSFRRYRPAAIAFAEELWKESGKNITSIAKRFNNSLSTTQLESRSKEQIRDQLKKIRNHVESTS
- a CDS encoding DNA cytosine methyltransferase, which produces MHISAIDLFCGAGGLTNGLERAGISVEAGIDIDPDCEFPYEQNNEAEFVLEDVGELARKEPEKVADYFDPEADATLLAGCAPCQPFSPLTHGSDSSEHSKYGMLRAFLEIVGETEPDIVAMENVFEVRHADVYDEFIDGLDDLGYNLNPENDRRVYCPEHDIPQTRRRWVVLASRNGRIDLGEPLRPEPEEYPTVKNRIDHLEPLEAGETSENDPLHTARALSEKNLERIRHSEPGGSWRDWPERLQLDCHKKASGQTYEAVYGRMVADEPAPTITTQFYNLGSGRFGHYDTDQDRALSLREGAMIQTFPEDYRFADDLEAVGITKVGRLIGNAVPPKLGEVVGDRVEEFLRGMDRQATITDY
- a CDS encoding DNA cytosine methyltransferase, whose translation is MKITAVDLFCGAGGLSYGLKQAGISVNVGVDKDPHCNHAYEQNIGAEYKQTDVRPLSQDPERVARMFPWDSDLDVLAACAPCQPYSTMGHSKDKTHEDHQKWGLLKDVKKIVEYVEPDVVVTENVLQVRKDDVYDELVQTLEELGYHVNTDEDKKVYCPEYGIPQNRKRWVMMASKEGPISLPDPLYEDESEYPTVRETIGHLPSLQAGEVHPDHDLHRARTLSETNLERIRHMEPGGDWRLWEEEGLDHLLADCHRKSSGRSYKAPYSRMEPDKVAPTITTQFYNYGSGRFGHYDTDQDRALSLLEGALLQTFPEHYDFYDDWDEVGVKNLGRLIGNAVPPLLGEHIGRGILSHVGAEVPAVNAGTADD
- a CDS encoding DUF6339 family protein; this translates as MAEEERLHRFVEDGRRLVGEEFLKGEAEIPDEALDEYVEPMPGGATGDLQTLNSRVEKILAEHSETDTAMDGALAEDVHRCLDITRRTAGDPGLWHWIAVDQYPEFVRHRWEYRSEAAMREKFLGAGSDLYSNAIHRLWWIAELTSRGDDYSTTDAVFANQTMVNKVFDRWFARYQPAVRAMCDELADEPSRVIDETTRRFNHALTNVQLEGLSENEAREMIRQIVAESR